ATCAActccaggtcctctgcgagagcagccagtgctgttacctactgaatcatctctccagccccaggaaggaCCCAAGTTAAATTAAACCTTATTTTGAAATTTAGTAGGGAAGTTTTTCTAGcatgtcaatttttaaaattattccaaTGGCTAAAATAACTTATATCCATTATCCTAGAATTTAATAGTCAAAGATTAAAATTTGTTCCTTGAGAATTAAGTATATGCTAGTAAGTTTATGTATaaacaatagttttaaaatattttaaaattattttatgtgtttccaAATTCAGCTCTTGCAAGTTTGCTCTAATATTCCCTGAAACTATTTTCAAATTTCTTCATAACCCATGTTTTCACTACTAGACTTTGACGATTTTCATTTCCATAgtgcttcattatttatttaagtcCTATTGCTGAGATCCTAGCTTATACTATTTAATATTCTCATCATCCTTTGCTTCTACTATGAAAACTGTTTGCTCTGTCTTTCAATTCATTCTTCATAGTTCTTgccacatatatataataaattatatgcatgcatgcatacatacatacatacatatatttggcttttccagacagggtttttctttataactgtcttagctgtcctggaactcactctgtagaacaggctgacctcgaactcacagagatctgcctacctctgcttcccgagtgctgggattaaaggcgtgcaccaccaccgcacgGCCGTTATGTTTTTggttaaaatgattattttttctgGGAAAAGGAGCAATTATGTATTATCCTCTCTTGTTTTCTCCATAGCACTTAACATTGTATTTGTCACTTGGTTGGTGATGATTAGGCAATGATTGGTAAATGATTAGGAAAGATTTAaaccattatttttaaaagatcagcACATTCATGCAGTATTAGTGCTAAAGACAGATGAATGGACAGTTGGAGGGTAGCTGGTCACTAAAGTGAGATACTCTCTTacaaaacaataatataaattttGCTATTAATGACTTGAAAAATAGTCTCATACTATAGATTATTTTTCCCTTTGGTAAATTTGTCACATCATGCTACATTGACTTTTTGTCTTTAAGTAGATTGTAGCCTGATGTTTGAGAAAATCATTAGAAATGTTCGCAATTATGATGGTTGCCTAGAAGACTCTTCAGTATTCCTATTTctctattttccattttctttttctggaagagAAAGTGTCTATATTTCACATGTTAGCTCAGGCTCTCCCAATGGCGCCTGCAAAGTTTGTGATACTGTGCCCAACTCTTGccctctccagcctcagcctgaCCTTAACATTTACTAAAACTGCTTCTTGAGCACAGTGTGCCATTGTATCTTCTAGAACTCTGTTTGgttgatgtctgagttattttgtGACTTAACAGTAGTAATTTGGGTCTTCGtgtattaggttttttttttcttttttctcaaagTAATGTGtattactaaaatatttaaaattctcttgaaattttattttaaaacttagaacTTGGGATGAAAGATGCCATGGGACTAAACTAgccttttgtgtttagaatttgGAAGATGTGGAGAAGAAGAACGACTGTCTGCTTATGGATATACAGAAtgaacttaaagaagaaatgaacaggctgcgaagaaaaattatgaaagaaTCTGTAAGTTGTATTTCAAATCAGAAATAGGAATTAATAAAAgcactgaaatattttatttcctactGTAGAAATGACACTGAAAGTAAGAAATAAACCTGTTTACTATCTTTTTTCCTTAACAGCATCAGCAAGAGATGGTTAGCCTTCAACAGGCTTTTCAGTCCATGATGCATCCTAAGGGATACGGTTCAGGTGCCAGCGAATAGTCGTAGTTTAAGATAAATTCTGGTTTATATGGCAGGGTCTTTAGTCATTAGCTTGTTCACCTTGTCTTCCCTTATTTTGAATAAAATCCAGTTGTGTCAGTATCAACTATTCTTGTATGTCAAGGTTTTCACTCTTTTGTTATAATAGAGTGGATTTTTCTTTATGACATTGTTaacttttttcaataaaaatgatttgtttgGATATTGACTTTAGTATTTAGTGTATCAGTCCCAAAGGTACAAACGTCAGGTATAAAAAGGTACCTTGGCTTTATCTCATATCTGTTTCtgacaggatcttactgtgaTTGCCATGATGGTGTCTAACACTGAACTAAAAAATAAACTTGGTGTATAAGCTCAGGTAGTCCCTGCATCTCAGCCTCCAAAGTACCTGAGATAACAGGTGGGCACCACTATGCCTAGTTTACATTGTTATTAAAGCGAAAAAAAAAACGCTCCAATCTTAAGCTTCCATACTTAACTGAATTGCATAGCCCATTCTAAGAAAATGTGTTAAAGGGCTTGCATTAGTATCTTGGAATTAAACAGTTAATACATCAATCAAGCTGACAATTTATActaggtttggttttgtttgttgagacaaggtcttgtcaTGCAGCCTTGCCTGGCCTGCAACTTggtatatagaccaggttggccttaaattcataGATTTGACTATCTGTGCTTCccaggtgctagaattaaaggcatgtaccacagcATGCCCTACCTACATACTAATTTTAAGACATTCAAGAATTTCATTTCCACAGGGTATCAAATGCCATTGGGATTGGTCTGCAGTTAAATAACACATGTCCTTAGTAATGCGTAGGAGTATATCATGAGGGCagggcctggtggtgcacacttttaccCTCAGCACtctgtcaggaggcagaggcatgctgatttctgggagtttgagccACCTTGATCTACCTAAGCCATTTCCAGGCTATCCAGGACTACAGAGTAAAACTCTTGtctaaaaaaaatgtatcattaCTTTTCATTGTTGAAGGACGTTGCACTTTTCTTCAAAGATAGAGTTCCTAGAGTGCCAATGAATACTAATGTTAGCAAATGTTTGGAAGATTCGTTTTTAGACTCATTATCAAACAAATAGTTTAATAACTTGCCTTTTTAAAGGTGTATtttgtgctgtgctgtggtggcacacacatttacccCCAGCTCTCAAGAGACCGAGCCAGgtagatctctgactttgagtccagcctggcctacagagcaagttccaggacaaccagagctacacagggaaaccctgtcttgaaaaaccaaatgcattttaaaagagaaacataaaaaagTGTGATGTCATAAATTTGAAACTTTAGATATAATTAAACATATGTTTAAGACAAAGACGCATTAGAGGAAAAGCAAAAATTCtttttcatgttaattttttCCCATATAATCCCTTACAGTGACCGTTCTCCAACTTAAAAAAGACAGACATGTATATAAACCATCCTTTTTCAAACTAGTATAATTTATATTGGAAGAATTAGTCTTTGACCATTAGTGAATAATTAGATTAAGAGGGCAGTTTAATTCCttttttctgcagtgctgggatcccaCCAATACCTTGCCTCCCTCTTGTTACTGGAAGGAATCTCTCAGGTCACCCATGACATAAAGGCCAGGTTCTTTCCATCTCTAATGAAGATTTCAGCAAGACATATGGTAGTAATAATTAAAGTCTAGATTTATTAGAAGTACAAGTAAAGGCATAAAATATGCTGCTCAAACAGAAATGAGTGTGTGGCTCAAGAACCCCATCTACGCGtccaagtgcttttttttttttttttttttttttttttttttttttttttggtttttcgagacaggtttctctgtggttttggttcctgtcctggaactagctcttgtagaccaggctggtctcgaactcacagagatccgcctgcctctgcctcccaagtgcttttaaaggcgtgcgccaccaccacccggttccaAGTGCTTTTTATTACAGAGGGAAAGTAAAGATTCTCTGAAAGGGTGGACCCTTTGTTGGCTGTTTAGGTGATTAACGCTCTTTGCTagaagggttgtttttttttcccataatcCTTACAGCAGTCAAatggatgttatttttttttttagttactgTAATCTTATGACTCACAGTCATGTGTGTCTGACCCTATTTTCCTGCCTCATTTTTCATTGCTATATTTCCATCATGAAATAGGAATCTTAAATACTCATAGGATTTCTAAGGAAGTCTTTATTTCTCAAATTTTATCCATAGTTACAGAAGGGAAATAAGTACTTCAGAGTGTTTTCTGGTTATCTAATTCCCATGAATATGGTTTTCCTCATAAGGCATGTTATCTCTCATCACCATGCCTCTTCCCTGCATGTATAAAGTGCATGCTTGCTACTCTCCTAGTTTATCAACTGACCATGGCATATGGTAGGTAGTCCATGGCTTTGAAAAAGTTTTTTTCAGTAAGCCCaccttcctcttttcccctctgTGTTTTCTTAAATGCTATGTCCCTACCACACCCCTcctgtgatgataatcacagggacCTGGAGCTTTCCAAGCTTCCCCTTGCCTTCCTTTCCTATGTTATGGCTCCTGGGGTCAGGAACAAAAGAGACAATGGCATGAGCCAGGTTCCATTACAACCTGGTCATGCATGCTTTTGATATGAGTCCAATACCTAGATCACTGTGTGATAAGTATCACAGTTACTGAGAATTTACCTAAGATTAAAGCAGTTCACTCCTATGTCTTTAATTATACAATGACTGTGAGAAGTGCTGTGTAGTAGTAATTTCTTGCTGggaccaccagctcacaaataatgacacagagacttattaactatgaaaggttgatctttagcttaggcttgttttcaCTTAGCTCTTTGTTTggttgtcgtgtgtgtgtgtgtgtgtgtgtgtgtgtgtgtgtgttgagacagggtttcagggtttctcgtagctttggagcctgtcctgaaactcagtatgTGGACACAGCTGACCCCGAACTCAGGAGTTTTGTCTGCCCCTGCCTGCCGAGTgccggattaaaggcatgtgccaccactgcctggctccatctacctcttataacttaattaacccatatttttaaatctacattctgccacgtgACTTTTTTATCTTTCCTCAGTATGGCACGTCTAGCTTTCCCCAAGTCTGCTGGAGAAATCTGAGCATCAAATTCCTCCTGATTTTCTCCCTCTGCTAGGAAGTCCTGcctttcctctcctgcctagctatttacCATTTAGCTTTctgttaaaccaatcagaaggtgccttaggcagacacacatctttacagtgtaccaaaagattatcccacaacagtgCTGACTAGAAATGTAAGGGAAAAATCATCATCAAACTTACTCAGGGCCAGTGGCATAGTGTAGAAAGTTGACTCTTAGGACAGAGTTAAAGCTCACCATTACCTCCCAGTGACACCACACATTGATACATACCTCACAATAGTACAGCCATCTGGGTACATGCTGTTAAGAAAAATCGAGGAATCTCATGGGGTAAACACATGGGATCTTAGTAACAGCCTCCAGCTTGAGAAGGCCGTGTCCCCGTCCTTCATGGTGCTTCGGATTTGTTTCAGTGGTTTTCTGGACACAAGCTTCACCTCTCCCACAAAGAAGTTCGTGGAAGCTGATTCACACCTCATACGTCAGTGTTTTTGTTTCCAAATGCCCAGCAACTAAACAGCTGATAACATACAGAACATTTCATTCCCGGAGACTGAATGGCAAATTAACCACAGGTAAACAGGACTGTTGCTTAGATAACTTGTTTAATAAAGTTAGCAAGATGCCATCTGCCTCAACTATCAGGCACAGCCGAGAAGCTGTGGATAAACACAAACCCTGTATATATGAATCTCGCGTTCTAACATGGAGGTATGGGTTCCACTAGATAGGTATTAAATTTAACAAACTGAATAGGTACTGGGAAATGAAAAATGCTATGGAAAAAGTAAACATTGTATACAGTATAAGGGGACTCAGATATTACACACTTCCACTTGCTGAGCTCCCTCTGAATGTTGCTCAAGGGACAAAAAGGGCCACTAGCAGCACAATACATTCCTGACCATGGAAAACAAAGAATTTGACCTAATATGAAGTGTTGTTCCTTTGCTACAGACAAAAGCCAGTTTGGGGATGTCTCTGAATAGATCAGGCACCTTCCTAAGTGAGTCCATACTCCAACAAAATCATCAGGGTGTTTCCAagtaaaaacatatttaacatatattttggcTTTAGTAATTCAAACTATTGCATTAAACCAGGCCCCTCAGCCATAGAAGTAATGGtgaagaagaaatacaaaggcTTGGTTCCTATGATACTTGTACTGGGGTCATTGTGATTGCTCTCCAGAAATAGGGGGATTGAGTGCTCTGTACTGCAACCACATTGACAATATCATCTCGTTGAGGCACATATCCAGAAGGAAGTTTCAGAGAATCCAAGGTGAAAAAGATGGTGTCTTCCAACACCCCAGTTCGTCCGTCTGCTCTGGTAATGCGAACCTGGGATGAAAAAAAACGGTACCAATGAGTGTGGGAAACCGTAATTCGTGGTCATAGACTTTGCCCTTTTTCTGTCTGGCTCTAACCAGCAGATCCCAGCACAGATTTGCACTCTACTCTACACACCAGCATCATCCAGGTGCTATGTAAGCATACCCCTTTCCAGATCCAACCTCACGGCAATGCAAACAGTCCCTGAGGATGAAAACCAGGCCTCTGCTGAGGGAATTTGGTTCTAAAGATTACCCACAATGACTGTTAACTTCCCGTTAAGGCTGACTGCTCGAAAAGAAAAGAGTGGGAAAGGAATGTGTTGTTAAGTAGACTATCATTTTTCCCCTACCTTGTCACCTGCACTAGAAGCACACTCCTTCATTTTTCCTCTGGTACAAAATGAATGCAAGCCAACTTGTTTTCGGTTTTTACTACCCATATCATACCCACATACTGCTAAGGAGTTTAAAGGACACATCGCTCATTTTTCTTAACAATTCCGAGAAACCTGATCACTGACTTTTGGTTTTGATGGTCTTACCACATTGTGATGCCTCCCAGGTAGGCTACATAAACTTCAAACTTCATCATAAGTACTACATTATTCTCGTCATTTCCTTTCAGAATTCCAGTACTTTGAATAAAAAAACAAGTTCATTTTGGCAAGGCTTTTATTTTAGGTCTCCTAACACTTGTAGTATAATCCTGAGCAGCAAAAGTGATCACTAAATGAAAGAGAACAGCACGTGAACTACCTCATTTATATGATGGTGTTTCAGAGGCTTCACCGAGATGGCCTTTCTGCTCTGTGGGTCTTCCTGTTCCGAAAACTCAATTTCTACCAGGTCACCCTTATAAGGTTCAAAATCTGTAACAGTCATGGGAAAAAATCATGTTAGAGGGAGGGTGCCTTTATTCAAGGGAATCTGACATTTCACCATGCACTATGCTGTAATCCCCGACACAGTTTCTATTACATGTAAAGtacatttttaacatttaaaacccCAGGGCTGGAGAATGGTCCAGATATTTTACTAATGTTGCAAGGGACTCAGGTTCAGCTCCCAATACCCACAGCCACCTGTGGCTTATCTGTGCATTCTTCTGGTCTCTCTGCAGGCGCCCACACAACACGTggtgtacacagatacacacgtacacataaataaaaatagacacgTTTTTTTGTAAAGGGTAAGGTTcaagagatggttctgtggttaaaggtacttgctattttctttctgtctttttttttttttaaagaaagggtttctctgtgtaaccctggctgtcctggaactcactctgttgaccaggctgacctcgaactcacagaaatctgcctacctctgcctcccaagtgttgggactcacggcgtgcgccaccaccacccggctgtacttgctgttcttgcagatgtTCTGTGTTCAGCAATCTCATGGAGGCtatagctgcctgtaactccagttccagggcctctgtaggcaccaggcattcaAGCAGCGGCATATACATACATGCGGGcaacacacgcacgcatgcaacatttaaaagataaaaaggaaaacagtacTGAAACAAAGTGAGGCAGTGAAGTGTCTGTCTAATGAACAGGAAGGAAATGACATACTTGTTACTCAGTATAGGACAAAAGAACAcggtttttcttttacttcttttggtGTCTCATTAAAGAAATTACTGAGGCTGTAGCTTACTTAGTATGTGATTTGATTATTATCTAGCAGCTCACAGATAagatagcaataataataataataaacagagaACTGTTAGCCATTTTCACTGAGTTTCGTAGTATTCATTTAATAGTACTTATTCTAGCAATTTTCTATATAACTGACTGGGTCATTTAGGACTTGTTTCCAGTGCTAGGGATCAGCAATACTTCTTTTTCAGCCACTGTCTTTCTTACCCTAGAGAAGTCTGCTACTATGAATAACTCTATTTCGCAGAGGTAAGTCTCTCCACCTATGCCTTGGGACCTGTCCTGTATTTATAGCTCAGGGACTTAACCCTatcttctcttcctgctctctTCAGCACCTTTAGCCATATCCTTTGCACTACAAACATGTCCAAGCCCTTCCACTTTGAAAAGAGTGTTCCTCACATCCTTCCTGTTGTTGATGGGCAAAGGGACAAGCTAATTAATTGTCTTTGGAGCTCAGCAATCACAGGGGCCCTTTCCTCTGAAAACTGGGAATTTCTGAGGAAACGTGTCGTAAAATCTCAGACACTACCAAGCAGTCATCGTGAGAGGGTTCCTGACATAACAACCAAGATCAAGTTCAGGTTCTTAAAGCCCAAGAAAAGTAAAGTAGAAAGCAGCTTTGTATACTGGGACAATGTCATTCTTTTTCTCCAAGCTAAAGGGCACCTGATTAAGCTACAATGGGTATGGTCTATTTTCCTTCCATTCATCTTTCAAAGCCCAGCCTGGTACCTGGAAAGCTGATGCAGGAAGATGGCATGAGTCTAGCAGTTTGAGACAAAACTAGGCAATAGAGGAAGTCACTGTCTCAAGGTGAGGGGAAGCCCTATAATAATAAAGGCATCAGGTTTCCATTTCATTAGATTTACATTTCATTATGCAGCAAACTGCtagctttcatttcttcttggtTCTCCAACTTAATCATTAAAGGCAGAGACACTAGCTGGCGGGGTGTAAAGTGCAGCTTAAACAGCGCACAGTCCAGTCTGTTTCCTCTCATTGTTGCCATCACTCCCATTCCTACGGCTTTGCCCACTGTTTTTTTGCATCAGGCTATTTTGATGGAGTCACGTGTCAATCTCTCCCAATGACACTATGAGCTCTTTATAAGAAAGGTTTAATGAAGTCTTCCATATTTTGTCCTCTGCCCTCAATATCTAGAACTCTCTTTTGAACCAAACTGAAGTTTATTAGTCTCTTTAAATTAACATGTTATTGCTCTAGATATAAAACAATAGAGTGTTATATCAGATAAATACAAGTGGACTTCAAcactgaatgcacacacacatgcacacatatggaaAGGCAAAGTGCTATTTCCAGGCCTTATTTTAGAGCACTCAaattattctgaaatattttttcattcatgCAATCGTGTTAGAATAGAAATTCTATTTATATACCTTCATAAATAAAACAGCTGCACAAATATTAGTAtacccaaacaaatgaaaacataaaaaacataTAATATGAGATATTTCTTCAAATATGGAAGTGACACTGATAAGAGCCAAGAAGAgaactgggaatgtagctcagtggtagagacctTGCTTCACAAGTATGGAGCTCTAAGTTCAATCCACCCAAAAATCCAAGTATGCAGCAGTAGTAGATGTAATACAAAACCCTCTCATCGAATTAGCATATTTCAAATTTCACCCGGAGCCCAATTAATAATACTTAAAATAGACacctaattttaaatttaaaaatgtggctcatgcctttagtcccaacatgcaggaggcagaggcaggcagatctctatgagttcaaggccagcctggtctacagaacaagttccaggacagccaggtgaaGTGTACCTTTACAGACAATGTCGAGAGAGAAGGACAGATCGTGATTGATATGATCAACACCATCCATTAGAGACTTGATACAGTCAAGTGAAACCGTCATGTGACGTTCTGGTGGTTCATCATGGCCACGATAGTAAGCACCCACCTGGaaagtaagtaaacaaacaaatgaaataaaaatggttaTTTCAAAGAaactcaagttaaaaaaaatctaaattttaacCTGAAAATCTGTTCAATAGTTCAAATAATGTTGACAATTGACACATAAATTGACATGTGTTGATGAAATAATGCTTGAGCTTCCAGTCATTtttactgtagttttagagccaaTTAGGAGAGttgagaagaaaatacagagagtTGCTACACACTCCCACAAGTGATCTTTAGCTTCTATTATTAGCATCTTGCTTTCGTATGCCACATTGACTACAATCGATAAGGCAGCATCAatacagaaaaggggaaggggaTAAATGCTAAGATTCCAGACCAGAGCATCTAGGGAGACAAAAGAATGTCAAGGTAaacttgagaaaaataaatctagTGTCCATATGGCCCCCTAAATACTATCAGTCTCATGTGATCTTGGAAGCTAAGCATGGTCAGGCTGAGTTTAGTATGAGAGTGAAGAAAGCAACCAAGGCTGGAGGGTCTAAAAATCCCAGTTAAGTTGGGGCTGTATCTAAAGAAAAATGGGGGCATCTAAATCTTTATTTCTTCGAATTGCAATCATCTTTATctgatgttttgcttttgtcattacaaaaataatttatgttcaacatataaaatgtaaaaaggaatacaaaagcaagaaaaattacAGATAATTCATAAGTCTGTTTCCTATGCAATAACCGCTGGCCGTGCTCTCATGAAATGACCAAAATAACATCTTACCATGGCTCCATTTTGTGTCTGTGTAGGCAATTTTCAGTCCCTAATTCCCTGAACA
The sequence above is a segment of the Chionomys nivalis chromosome X, mChiNiv1.1, whole genome shotgun sequence genome. Coding sequences within it:
- the LOC130867518 gene encoding cancer/testis antigen 55-like, encoding MRRVISKFRAFFQRKADSEEEREEKQRLLEGAGMFQTIKGVATGSCSGYGYPNEHILNAGVMAGNELLKVKQNGPEAVEIDEIIRGSNAITVGAYYRGHDEPPERHMTVSLDCIKSLMDGVDHINHDLSFSLDIVCKDFEPYKGDLVEIEFSEQEDPQSRKAISVKPLKHHHINEVRITRADGRTGVLEDTIFFTLDSLKLPSGYVPQRDDIVNVVAVQSTQSPYFWRAITMTPVQVS